The proteins below are encoded in one region of Stieleria sp. JC731:
- a CDS encoding NAD(P)/FAD-dependent oxidoreductase — protein sequence MSDSIEKTIIIGSGPAGWSAAIYAARANLDPVVYEGTVKAEMIPLGQLAFTTEVENYPGFPAGNIRAFVESAVDAGRHYNLPAIPGPEHSKGKGKSRFSLSDITPHYAVQGIELMELMKQQALNFGTRVVGEDIVSVDLSGDVKKLTTSGGKTVEAKTVIIATGARANYLGLESEEAYKNKGVSACAVCDGALPVFRAKPLAVVGGGDSAVEEAVYLANLKDAKTIYMLIRRDEMRASKVMQDRATSHPNIEILWNTSVDEVVGDGNVVTGLKIKSTTDGSIKDLDVGGLFVAIGHTPNTAFLDGAVEMKDSGYIVWKKPFRTNTSVEGVFAAGDVADDYYRQAITSSGTGCMAALDAERYLAEQE from the coding sequence GTGAGCGACTCGATCGAAAAAACCATCATCATTGGCAGTGGTCCCGCCGGTTGGTCAGCCGCAATTTATGCTGCCCGGGCAAACCTGGATCCGGTTGTCTACGAAGGCACCGTGAAAGCGGAAATGATCCCACTTGGACAACTCGCGTTCACAACCGAAGTCGAAAACTATCCGGGATTTCCAGCTGGGAACATCCGTGCGTTTGTCGAATCGGCCGTTGATGCGGGTCGTCATTACAACCTGCCAGCGATCCCCGGACCCGAGCACTCCAAGGGTAAAGGCAAATCCAGATTCAGCCTCAGTGACATCACACCACACTACGCGGTCCAAGGGATCGAGTTGATGGAGCTGATGAAACAGCAAGCGTTGAACTTCGGCACCCGAGTCGTTGGCGAAGACATCGTTAGCGTTGACTTGTCCGGCGATGTAAAAAAGCTGACCACCAGCGGCGGCAAGACCGTCGAAGCCAAAACGGTGATCATCGCCACCGGGGCTCGTGCGAACTACCTCGGGCTCGAAAGCGAAGAAGCCTACAAAAACAAAGGCGTCAGCGCCTGTGCGGTTTGCGACGGGGCATTGCCAGTCTTCCGTGCAAAACCATTGGCCGTTGTCGGGGGCGGTGACTCGGCAGTCGAAGAAGCCGTGTATTTGGCCAACTTGAAAGACGCCAAAACGATCTACATGCTGATCCGCCGTGACGAAATGCGTGCCAGCAAGGTCATGCAGGACCGAGCCACGTCGCACCCGAACATCGAAATCCTTTGGAACACCAGTGTGGACGAAGTCGTTGGCGACGGTAACGTTGTCACCGGCCTGAAAATCAAAAGCACGACCGACGGTTCGATCAAAGACCTGGACGTCGGTGGCCTGTTTGTCGCGATCGGTCACACGCCTAACACTGCGTTCCTGGACGGTGCTGTCGAAATGAAGGACAGCGGATACATCGTCTGGAAAAAGCCTTTCCGAACCAACACGTCGGTCGAAGGCGTTTTTGCCGCTGGCGACGTGGCGGACGATTACTATCGCCAAGCGATTACGTCGTCGGGAACCGGCTGCATGGCTGCTCTCGATGCCGAACGCTATCTTGCCGAGCAAGAGTAA